In Sporosarcina psychrophila, a genomic segment contains:
- the mobB gene encoding molybdopterin-guanine dinucleotide biosynthesis protein B, whose protein sequence is MKTLQVVGYKNSGKTTLTSRWICLLKNKGLSVAVLKHHGHGGQPAMPNPSTDTMQFFGSGADVSVVAGGGAVQILLNEEPEFAELKVLAAIGKPDILLIEGYKKEQGEKVVLLRDAGDWESLSGLDGIQLVIGCPEITAVSSHIESAQNVEQLDSWLLDWIEKEDGNETV, encoded by the coding sequence ATGAAGACACTTCAAGTTGTCGGTTATAAAAATAGTGGCAAAACGACACTTACATCGAGATGGATTTGTTTATTGAAAAACAAAGGACTTTCAGTCGCTGTATTAAAGCATCATGGCCACGGTGGGCAGCCTGCCATGCCAAATCCATCGACGGATACGATGCAGTTTTTTGGTAGTGGGGCAGACGTTTCAGTTGTTGCAGGTGGGGGTGCGGTTCAAATCCTGTTGAATGAAGAGCCCGAATTTGCCGAGCTTAAGGTGCTGGCAGCAATCGGAAAACCGGATATTCTGCTCATTGAAGGGTATAAGAAAGAACAAGGGGAGAAAGTAGTCCTTCTTAGAGATGCCGGGGATTGGGAATCGTTAAGCGGATTGGATGGCATACAGCTAGTTATCGGATGTCCAGAAATTACAGCTGTTAGTTCGCATATTGAATCTGCGCAGAATGTTGAACAACTCGATTCGTGGCTACTTGACTGGATTGAAAAGGAGGATGGCAATGAAACCGTTTGA
- a CDS encoding molybdenum cofactor biosynthesis protein MoaE codes for MKPFEIVETVIEPQKYTDYVLHAGAGAVTVFTGHVREWTHGVRTLYLAYEAYVPMAEKKLAEIGGEMEAKWPGVKVAIAHRIGEMHISDIAVVIAVSSPHRNAAYEANEYAIERIKEIVPIWKKEIWEDGEEWIGGQKKYPEKGGEQK; via the coding sequence ATGAAACCGTTTGAAATTGTTGAAACAGTGATTGAACCGCAAAAATATACTGATTATGTCCTTCATGCTGGAGCAGGAGCTGTCACTGTTTTCACAGGACATGTCCGGGAATGGACACACGGGGTCCGAACATTATATTTGGCATATGAAGCCTATGTACCAATGGCCGAAAAAAAACTGGCGGAAATCGGTGGAGAAATGGAAGCGAAATGGCCAGGCGTGAAAGTGGCGATTGCTCACCGGATTGGGGAAATGCATATCTCAGATATTGCGGTAGTCATTGCAGTTTCCTCCCCTCATCGGAATGCAGCATATGAAGCGAATGAGTATGCAATTGAACGCATTAAGGAAATAGTCCCTATCTGGAAAAAGGAAATCTGGGAAGACGGCGAAGAATGGATTGGCGGTCAAAAAAAGTATCCTGAAAAGGGAGGCGAACAAAAGTGA
- the moaD gene encoding molybdopterin converting factor subunit 1: MIKVNYFARLRELTGKAEETIERESMTVRELLDWAEMMYPGFGKDTVHVAVNEEYALKEDVIHSGDICAFIPPVSGG; this comes from the coding sequence GTGATTAAAGTGAACTATTTTGCAAGGCTGCGCGAATTGACCGGCAAGGCGGAAGAAACCATCGAACGGGAATCGATGACTGTCCGCGAGCTGCTGGACTGGGCGGAAATGATGTATCCGGGTTTTGGGAAAGATACAGTGCATGTTGCAGTGAATGAAGAATATGCCTTAAAGGAGGATGTCATTCATTCGGGAGATATTTGTGCATTCATCCCACCTGTGAGCGGGGGATGA
- the moaA gene encoding GTP 3',8-cyclase MoaA: METVKDKLGRPIRDLRISVTDRCNFRCAYCMPKEVFGDDYVFLPKNELLSFEEIERFAKLFALLGVKKLRLTGGEPLMRRDLPKLVEKLMKIEGIEDIGLTTNGVLLKQYAQPLYDAGLRRLNMSLDALNPETFGKLNGRGIKPELILANIDHAQKIGFEIKVNMVVQKGVNEEEILPMAAYFKERDITLRFIEFMDVGNDNGWSFEKVVTKKEIYEMISAVYDIEPAEEDYYGEVAKRYRYLDNGAQVGFITSVSESFCSTCTRSRLSSDGKLYTCLFASEGFDLRELIRSGLTDAELLEVITGVWQNRGDRYSDERTEQTAKNRKKIGMSYIGG, encoded by the coding sequence ATGGAAACAGTTAAAGATAAGCTCGGACGTCCGATCCGGGATCTCCGAATCTCCGTAACGGATCGCTGTAACTTTAGATGTGCCTATTGCATGCCAAAAGAAGTTTTTGGTGATGATTATGTTTTTCTACCCAAGAACGAACTGCTTTCATTTGAAGAAATTGAACGGTTCGCGAAGCTATTTGCGTTACTTGGTGTGAAAAAACTCCGCTTGACGGGCGGCGAACCGCTTATGCGGCGCGATTTGCCAAAACTGGTTGAAAAACTGATGAAGATTGAAGGAATTGAAGATATAGGGTTGACGACGAATGGTGTACTGTTGAAACAATACGCACAACCCCTTTATGATGCAGGTCTGCGTCGTTTGAATATGAGCCTCGATGCACTTAATCCGGAAACATTCGGTAAATTAAATGGACGCGGAATTAAACCAGAACTGATACTAGCCAATATCGATCATGCACAAAAGATCGGCTTTGAAATCAAGGTGAACATGGTTGTTCAAAAAGGCGTAAATGAGGAAGAAATTCTACCAATGGCCGCTTATTTTAAAGAGCGTGATATTACGTTGCGGTTCATAGAATTTATGGATGTCGGTAATGATAATGGATGGAGCTTTGAAAAGGTTGTCACGAAAAAAGAAATTTACGAAATGATCAGTGCTGTTTATGATATCGAACCGGCGGAAGAAGACTATTACGGTGAAGTTGCAAAACGTTATCGTTACTTGGATAATGGAGCACAAGTCGGTTTTATCACGTCTGTATCAGAATCATTCTGTTCAACATGTACGCGGTCCAGACTGTCGTCGGACGGTAAACTGTATACGTGCCTGTTCGCATCAGAAGGGTTCGATCTGCGTGAATTAATTCGTAGTGGACTGACAGATGCAGAATTGTTGGAAGTCATTACAGGCGTGTGGCAAAACCGTGGAGACCGTTATTCAGATGAGCGAACTGAACAGACAGCGAAGAATCGGAAAAAGATTGGTATGAGTTATATAGGTGGGTGA
- the mobA gene encoding molybdenum cofactor guanylyltransferase produces MKETVGIVLAGGLSRRFGSPKAFAKLRNKYFYKIAVEAMSASCDEIVIVTLPELMDRFGDGENLMADKVEYAGLGPLAGILSAMESVEANRYVVLPCDMPFIDDKAISKLITLHNECVTAVISDGRYHPLVSIWDTQMKNAVKEALKNNQLSVMKLLSISNTAWVQGSVLTDDEKRMFTNVNTPETLERG; encoded by the coding sequence ATGAAGGAGACAGTAGGCATCGTTCTGGCGGGCGGATTGTCTCGGCGGTTCGGTTCTCCGAAAGCATTTGCTAAACTAAGAAATAAGTACTTTTATAAAATTGCAGTCGAAGCAATGTCGGCATCCTGTGACGAGATTGTTATTGTGACGCTACCTGAACTAATGGACCGATTTGGTGATGGTGAAAACCTGATGGCTGATAAAGTGGAATATGCTGGACTCGGTCCGCTTGCAGGGATTCTGTCTGCGATGGAATCCGTGGAAGCGAACCGCTATGTAGTATTACCGTGTGATATGCCATTTATAGATGATAAAGCTATATCGAAGTTGATAACGCTTCATAACGAATGTGTCACGGCTGTCATTTCGGATGGAAGATATCATCCTCTCGTGTCTATCTGGGATACGCAAATGAAAAATGCAGTGAAAGAAGCCTTGAAAAACAACCAACTGAGTGTAATGAAATTACTTTCTATTAGTAATACAGCGTGGGTTCAAGGAAGCGTTCTGACTGACGATGAAAAACGGATGTTCACGAACGTGAATACGCCGGAAACCCTGGAAAGGGGATGA